A genomic window from Triticum urartu cultivar G1812 chromosome 7, Tu2.1, whole genome shotgun sequence includes:
- the LOC125525603 gene encoding receptor-like protein kinase HAIKU2: MPGSSLWFQRSSHPAATQRPIKYNDQGIVDSLTENNLTSMWASRRIGEDGQLYGVHVQGTAGIGLPTTVLVKKFQNLNPALLVDDNVRNRCKSEMVLLASICHDNVINVIHFIQREESIMLVYEYPVNGNVDYWLHRREGGEQPLSWPQRMGIAIGVAQGLCHLHHKCNRPTVHHNINSNNILLDQNFKAVIASFGAAQMNIAGLNQTLPITEIPVGNFGYVAPEYGVAASQLTEKADIYSFGVVLLELVTGKLANGADGLLAIWARDNCNELMANHLKMFKIVVDKSIPDQARYMEEMATVFRLGVDCTVGDPKQRPFMQMALKRLRRSRGRGPFLGLLNLYMDVVQVKDKVACEISSADELALTELMFSDTLKDAIVEKDGGSAFLLFLATKASGCPKTVGVKRT; encoded by the exons atgCCCGGATCATCGCTGTGGTTCCAGCGCAGCAGCCATCCTGCGGCGACACAACGGCCTATCAAGTACAACGATCAAGGCATAGTCGACAGCCTTACCGAAAATAATCTGACAAGTATGTGGGCTAGCAGAAGGATAGGGGAGGACGGCCAATTGTATGGAGTCCATGTTCAGGGCACTGCTGGCATCGGTCTCCCAACTACggtgcttgtcaagaagttccagaACCTGAACCCAGCACTACTGGTGGATGACAATGTCAGGAACCGCTGCAAGTCGGAGATGGTCCTATTAGCCAGCATCTGTCATGACAACGTCATCAATGTCATACACTTCATCCAAAGGGAGGAATCCATCATGCTCGTCTACGAGTACCCGGTGAACGGCAACGTTGACTATTGGCTACACCGGCGGGAGGGGGGCGAGCAGCCGCTGAGTTGGCCACAAAGGATGGGCATTGCCATTGGTGTGGCCCAAGGGCTCTGCCACTTGCACCACAAATGCAACAGACCGACTGTCCACCACAACATCAACTCTAACAATATCTTGCTTGATCAGAATTTCAAGGCCGTGATAGCCAGCTTTGGCGCTGCGCAGATGAACATCGCCGGGCTTAACCAAACATTGCCGATCACGGAGATTCCTGTTGGTAACTTTGGGTATGTAGCTCCAG AGTATGGTGTCGCAGCAAGCCAGCTGACAGAGAAGGCAGACATTTACAGCTTCGGCGTGGTGCTGCTAGAGCTAGTCACAGGGAAGTTGGCAAATGGAGCAGATGGTCTATTGGCGATTTGGGCTCGGGACAACTGCAATGAATTGATGGCAAACCATCTGAAAATGTTCAAGATTGTCGTGGACAAGAGCATCCCTGATCAAGCACGGTACATGGAAGAGATGGCGACGGTGTTCAGGCTAGGTGTGGATTGTACCGTTGGGGATCCGAAGCAAAGGCCGTTCATGCAGATGGCTCTCAAACGACTCCGTCGCAGCCGTGGGCGTGGTCCATTCCTTGGCCTCCTCAACCT ATACATGGATGTAGTCCAAGTGAAGGACAAAGTGGCATGTGAGATCAGCTCAGCGGATGAACTGGCATTGACAGAGCTTATGTTCagtgatactttgaaggatgctaTAGTAGAAAAAGATGGTGGCTCTGCTTTCTTGCTTTTTTTGGCAACAAAAGCTTCAGGGTGCCCCAAAACCGTGGGGGTCAAAAGGACGTGA
- the LOC125525604 gene encoding leucine-rich repeat receptor-like serine/threonine-protein kinase At1g17230: MAGSRLFRRSRCPVATLLPIVLNDQGIVDSLTENNQRSMWASRRIGEDKQLYLVHVQGTAGIGHPTTLVVKKFQNSDGIVDGNLENCCKSEMFLLASIRHDNIVNILHFIQRENAIMLFYTYQVNGSLDQWLQRREEGDLPLSWPQRKAIAIGVAQGLCHLHHGCNRPIVHHNITSINILLDQNFKAVIASFGAAQMNMAGLNQPLPIVGTLFGNFGYAAPEYGRAASQLTLKVDTYSFGVVLLELITGRVANGVDGQLAIWARDNCSELMAKKLEWFKIAVDKGIPDQARYMEEMATVFRLGVDCTVDDPQQRPSMQMALKRLRHGCGRGRFGGLLTCYNL; this comes from the exons ATGGCCGGATCACGGCTGTTCCGGCGCAGCAGGTGTCCTGTGGCAACACTGCTGCCGATTGTGCTCAATGATCAAGGCATAGTCGATAGCCTTACTGAAAATAATCAGAGAAGCATGTGGGCTAGCAGAAGGATAGGGGAGGACAAACAACTCTACTTAGTCCATGTTCAGGGCACTGCTGGCATCGGTCACCCAACCACGCTGGTTGTCAAGAAGTTCCAGAACTCGGACGGAATAGTGGATGGTAATCTGGAGAACTGCTGCAAGTCGGAGATGTTCCTGTTAGCCAGCATCCGTCACGACAACATCGTCAACATCCTACACTTCATCCAGAGGGAAAATGCAATCATGCTTTTTTACACGTACCAGGTGAACGGCAGCCTTGACCAGTGGTTGCAGCGGCGGGAGGAGGGCGACCTGCCGCTGAGCTGGCCGCAGAGGAAGGCCATCGCCATTGGAGTGGCCCAAGGGCTCTGCCACTTGCACCATGGATGCAATAGACCGATTGTCCACCACAACATCACCTCTATCAACATCCTGCTCGATCAGAATTTCAAGGCCGTGATAGCCAGTTTTGGTGCTGCCCAGATGAACATGGCCGGGCTGAACCAACCATTGCCTATCGTGGGGACTTTGTTTGGTAACTTTGGGTATGCAGCTCCAG AATATGGGAGGGCTGCAAGCCAGCTGACGTTGAAGGTAGACACATACAGCTTTGGTGTGGTGCTGCTGGAGCTCATCACAGGGCGGGTGGCCAATGGGGTGGATGGTCAGTTGGCCATATGGGCTCGTGACAACTGCAGTGAGCTGATGGCAAAGAAGCTGGAATGGTTCAAGATTGCTGTGGACAAGGGCATCCCAGATCAAGCACGGTACATGGAGGAGATGGCGACCGTATTCAGACTGGGTGTGGATTGCACTGTCGATGATCCGCAGCAAAGGCCGTCCATGCAGATGGCTCTCAAACGACTCCGCCACGGCTGTGGGCGTGGACGATTCGGTGGCCTTCTCACCTGCTATAACCTGTAA